A stretch of the Bradyrhizobium sp. CCBAU 53351 genome encodes the following:
- a CDS encoding tetratricopeptide repeat protein, giving the protein MRFRKLIQSSGALLLCALPLAGAKAATGGEPAAVIQVDVASCLAATAADDMDKAATACAAVIDNEKTAKGDLIKALIARGALHARHDQVDRAIADDSRALQLDPTLADIFNARGELWLRKGDKPKAVQDFGAALKIDPNHEKAKANHKAMAREIERIGAQMAVAGKPSFNCARARRAAERAICGNRELADLDREIYGSHVRAIREAPNPAAAKKLQREQDAFIARRNAAYGRPGYDLKKAMQERVQEINGVDGY; this is encoded by the coding sequence ATGCGTTTTCGAAAACTCATCCAATCGTCAGGTGCATTGTTGCTTTGCGCGCTCCCGCTCGCCGGCGCGAAGGCTGCGACCGGCGGCGAGCCGGCTGCGGTGATCCAGGTCGATGTCGCATCGTGCCTCGCGGCGACCGCGGCCGACGACATGGACAAGGCCGCCACGGCCTGTGCCGCCGTGATCGACAATGAGAAGACCGCGAAGGGGGATCTGATCAAGGCGTTGATCGCGCGCGGGGCGCTCCATGCGCGGCACGATCAGGTCGACCGCGCCATCGCCGACGACAGCCGCGCGCTCCAGCTCGACCCCACGCTTGCCGACATCTTCAATGCGCGCGGCGAGCTCTGGCTCAGGAAGGGCGACAAGCCCAAAGCGGTGCAGGATTTCGGCGCGGCCCTGAAGATCGATCCGAACCACGAGAAGGCCAAGGCCAACCACAAGGCGATGGCGCGCGAGATCGAGCGGATCGGCGCGCAGATGGCCGTCGCCGGCAAGCCCAGCTTCAATTGCGCACGAGCGCGTCGCGCGGCGGAAAGAGCGATCTGCGGCAATCGCGAGCTCGCCGATCTCGACCGCGAGATCTACGGATCGCATGTGCGTGCGATCCGGGAGGCGCCCAATCCGGCGGCGGCGAAGAAGCTCCAGCGTGAGCAGGACGCGTTCATCGCCCGCCGCAACGCGGCGTATGGCCGGCCGGGGTACGATCTGAAGAAGGCGATGCAGGAGCGGGTGCAAGAGATCAACGGGGTGGACGGATATTGA
- a CDS encoding propionyl-CoA synthetase encodes MNIQGKSLYHEVHARSLADPEGFWAEAAKEIDWIEPPKTIFDPSQGTYGRWFTGGVVNTSYNALDRHVEGGRAGQVALIHDSPLTGSVTKLTYAELLNEVQALAAIMQDFGVAKGDRVILYMPMVPEAVVAMLACARIGAVHSVVFGGFAAKELATRIDDAQPKLILSASCGIEPGRIVQYKPLLDEAIKLAGSKPKACIVLQRPQLTCDLAPGRDYDWASLRRKALNDGKKAPCVPVAATDPLYILYTSGTTGIPKGVVRDNGGHLVAVKWSMFNLYGVKPGEVWWCGSDIGWVVGHSYIVYGPLLHGATTIMYEGKPVGTPDAGAFWRVISEHKAVAFFTAPTAFRAIRKEDPEGKFIRQYDLSKFRTLFLAGERADPPTVEWAEQQLKVPVIDHWWQTETGWCIAGNPVGLGMLPVKHGSPTVPMPGYQVDVVDEAAKPVGPNTMGSIVIKLPMPPGCLPTLWNQDARFKEAYLSEFPGYYKTSDAGYKDEDGYVFVMGRTDDIINVAGHRLSTGGMEEILASHPDVAECAVLGVKDAIKGEVPCGFLVLKAGVKRAPAEIEKEIVALVRDKLGPVAAFKLAITVGRLPKTRSGKILRGTIKKIADGESWTMPATIEDPKTLEEIGDALKGRV; translated from the coding sequence ATGAACATCCAGGGCAAGAGTCTCTATCACGAGGTCCATGCGCGCTCGCTCGCCGACCCCGAAGGCTTCTGGGCTGAGGCGGCCAAGGAGATCGACTGGATCGAGCCGCCCAAGACGATTTTCGATCCCAGCCAAGGAACCTACGGCCGCTGGTTCACCGGCGGTGTCGTCAATACCTCCTACAACGCGCTCGACCGCCATGTCGAAGGCGGCCGCGCCGGCCAGGTCGCGCTGATCCATGATTCGCCGTTGACGGGCAGCGTCACCAAACTGACCTATGCCGAACTGCTGAACGAGGTGCAGGCGCTTGCCGCCATCATGCAGGATTTCGGCGTCGCCAAGGGCGATCGCGTCATCCTCTATATGCCGATGGTGCCGGAGGCCGTGGTCGCGATGCTCGCCTGCGCGCGGATCGGGGCGGTGCACTCCGTGGTGTTCGGCGGCTTTGCCGCGAAGGAGCTCGCCACCCGCATCGACGACGCGCAGCCGAAACTCATTCTGTCCGCAAGCTGCGGCATCGAGCCCGGCCGCATCGTGCAGTACAAGCCGCTGCTCGACGAGGCGATCAAGCTTGCCGGCAGCAAGCCGAAAGCCTGCATCGTGCTGCAGCGTCCGCAGCTCACCTGCGATCTGGCGCCGGGAAGGGACTATGATTGGGCGAGCCTGCGCCGCAAGGCGCTGAACGACGGCAAGAAGGCACCTTGCGTGCCTGTGGCCGCCACCGATCCGCTCTACATCCTCTACACCTCGGGCACCACGGGCATCCCCAAGGGCGTCGTGCGCGACAATGGCGGTCATCTCGTCGCGGTGAAATGGTCGATGTTCAACCTCTATGGCGTCAAGCCAGGCGAGGTGTGGTGGTGCGGCTCAGACATCGGCTGGGTGGTCGGCCACAGCTATATCGTCTATGGCCCGCTGCTGCATGGCGCGACCACGATCATGTACGAAGGCAAGCCGGTCGGCACGCCCGATGCCGGCGCATTCTGGCGCGTGATCTCCGAGCACAAGGCGGTCGCGTTCTTCACCGCGCCGACCGCGTTCCGCGCGATCCGGAAAGAGGACCCGGAAGGAAAATTCATCCGGCAATACGACCTCTCGAAGTTCCGCACGCTCTTCTTGGCCGGCGAGCGCGCCGATCCGCCGACAGTCGAATGGGCGGAGCAGCAGCTGAAGGTGCCGGTGATCGACCATTGGTGGCAGACCGAGACCGGCTGGTGCATCGCCGGCAACCCGGTCGGGCTCGGCATGCTGCCGGTGAAGCACGGCTCGCCGACGGTGCCGATGCCGGGCTACCAGGTCGACGTGGTCGACGAGGCGGCAAAGCCAGTGGGGCCCAACACCATGGGCTCGATCGTCATCAAGCTGCCGATGCCGCCGGGCTGCCTGCCGACGCTGTGGAATCAGGATGCGCGCTTCAAGGAAGCGTATTTGAGCGAATTCCCCGGCTATTACAAAACCTCGGATGCCGGCTACAAGGACGAGGACGGCTATGTCTTCGTCATGGGCCGCACCGACGACATCATCAACGTCGCCGGCCATCGGCTCTCCACCGGCGGCATGGAGGAGATTTTGGCCTCGCATCCCGACGTCGCCGAATGCGCCGTGCTCGGCGTCAAGGACGCGATCAAGGGCGAGGTGCCCTGCGGCTTCCTGGTGCTCAAGGCCGGCGTGAAGCGTGCTCCGGCCGAGATCGAGAAGGAGATCGTCGCGCTGGTGCGCGACAAGCTCGGCCCCGTCGCCGCCTTCAAGCTCGCGATCACCGTCGGCCGCCTGCCCAAGACGCGCTCCGGCAAGATTCTGCGCGGCACCATCAAGAAGATTGCCGACGGCGAATCCTGGACCATGCCGGCAACGATCGAGGATCCCAAGACGCTCGAGGAGATCGGGGACGCTCTGAAGGGGCGGGTGTGA
- a CDS encoding TRAP transporter permease, which translates to MLEKAEATQAPIKVEFDNFEHGFPEGFGPGWWGALAYWIGIAFATFQLYVAAFNYLPSQVVRGVHVGFLVLLTFGLIANFTAKSNAGRALGWVIGGAGFLCGLYQWIFYADLIARDGDPTRLDLAVGTVLAVLIFEGTRRLMGAALPLMCGACLVYWFFGQYLPSPLNHRGYDFDQVITHLSFGTEGFYGVPIYVSATYIFLFILFGSFLERAGMIQLFTDVSLGLFGRTRGGPAKVAVFASGMMGTISGSGVANVVTVGQFTIPLMIRFGYRRAFAAGVEATASMGGQIMPPVMGAVAFIMAETLGVQYSEIVKAAAIPAILYFASAFWMVHLEAGKHGLVGMKRSEIPSAWKALVTRWYLVLPLAALVYMLFEGFTPLYAGSMGLALTVALILGTAITTGASSNAIRIIFWVGLALVVAALSRDGLKIVPVAGVVVGLILIAAFVRGGFKALRECRDALAESAKSAITVGMACAIVGVIIGMMSQTGVGTIFGGWVIGLGEKSLFLALIMTMLLSILLGTGIPTIPTYIITAALAAPALAKLGVPLIASHMFAFYYGIMADLSPPVALAALAAAPIAKENPDKIGWEAMRIALAGYVIPFIFVYSPALMLQAGDPMAAKLGFYGAVALASLKALVAIALFGMVAIGFLFTRLTLIERLVGLGAAFCLLGEFAFSDTAGFVLAAALVLWQWRQRPQAPVEAV; encoded by the coding sequence ATGCTGGAAAAGGCAGAGGCCACCCAGGCCCCCATCAAGGTCGAGTTCGACAATTTCGAGCACGGTTTCCCCGAAGGGTTCGGCCCGGGCTGGTGGGGCGCGCTCGCTTATTGGATCGGCATCGCCTTCGCCACCTTCCAGCTCTATGTCGCCGCCTTCAACTATCTGCCGAGCCAGGTGGTACGCGGCGTCCATGTCGGCTTCCTGGTTCTCCTCACTTTCGGCCTGATCGCCAATTTCACCGCGAAGAGCAATGCCGGCCGCGCGCTCGGCTGGGTGATCGGCGGCGCGGGCTTCCTCTGCGGGCTCTACCAGTGGATTTTCTACGCCGACCTGATCGCGCGCGACGGCGATCCGACCCGGCTCGATCTCGCGGTCGGCACGGTGCTGGCGGTTTTGATCTTCGAGGGCACGCGGCGCCTGATGGGCGCGGCGCTGCCACTGATGTGCGGCGCGTGCCTCGTCTACTGGTTCTTCGGCCAATATCTGCCGTCGCCGCTCAACCATCGCGGCTACGATTTCGACCAGGTCATCACGCATCTGTCGTTCGGTACCGAAGGCTTCTACGGCGTGCCGATCTACGTCTCGGCGACCTACATCTTCCTGTTCATCCTGTTCGGCTCGTTCCTGGAGCGCGCCGGCATGATCCAGCTCTTCACCGATGTTTCGCTCGGGCTGTTTGGCAGGACCCGCGGCGGCCCCGCCAAGGTCGCGGTGTTCGCTTCGGGCATGATGGGCACGATCTCGGGCTCCGGCGTCGCCAACGTCGTCACCGTCGGCCAGTTCACGATTCCCTTGATGATCAGGTTCGGCTATCGCCGCGCCTTTGCGGCGGGCGTCGAGGCGACCGCCTCGATGGGCGGGCAGATCATGCCGCCGGTGATGGGCGCGGTCGCCTTCATCATGGCCGAAACGCTCGGCGTGCAATATTCGGAGATCGTCAAGGCGGCGGCGATCCCCGCGATCCTCTATTTCGCCTCGGCCTTCTGGATGGTGCATCTGGAGGCCGGCAAGCACGGCCTCGTCGGCATGAAGCGCTCGGAGATCCCGAGCGCGTGGAAGGCGCTGGTGACGCGCTGGTATCTCGTGCTGCCGCTCGCCGCGCTGGTCTACATGCTGTTCGAGGGCTTCACGCCGCTTTATGCCGGCAGCATGGGCCTTGCGCTCACGGTGGCGCTGATCCTCGGCACCGCCATCACGACGGGCGCCTCCTCCAATGCGATCCGCATCATCTTCTGGGTCGGCCTTGCGCTCGTCGTCGCTGCGCTGTCGCGTGACGGTCTCAAGATCGTGCCGGTCGCGGGCGTCGTCGTCGGGTTGATCCTGATCGCCGCCTTCGTACGCGGCGGGTTCAAGGCGTTGCGCGAGTGCCGCGACGCGCTCGCTGAGAGTGCGAAATCCGCCATCACCGTCGGCATGGCCTGCGCCATCGTCGGCGTCATCATCGGCATGATGTCGCAGACCGGCGTCGGCACCATCTTCGGCGGCTGGGTGATCGGGCTCGGCGAGAAGAGCCTGTTCCTGGCGCTGATCATGACCATGCTGCTGTCGATCCTGCTCGGCACCGGCATTCCGACCATCCCGACCTACATCATCACCGCCGCGCTGGCCGCGCCCGCGCTCGCCAAGCTCGGCGTGCCCCTGATCGCGAGCCACATGTTCGCGTTCTATTACGGTATCATGGCCGACCTCTCGCCGCCGGTGGCGCTGGCCGCGCTCGCGGCGGCGCCGATCGCCAAGGAGAATCCGGACAAGATCGGCTGGGAGGCGATGCGCATCGCGCTCGCCGGCTACGTCATCCCCTTCATCTTCGTCTATTCGCCCGCCTTGATGCTGCAGGCCGGCGATCCCATGGCTGCCAAGCTCGGCTTCTACGGCGCGGTCGCGCTGGCGAGCCTTAAGGCCTTGGTGGCGATCGCCCTGTTCGGCATGGTCGCGATCGGCTTCTTGTTCACGCGGTTGACGCTGATCGAGCGCCTGGTCGGGCTTGGTGCTGCGTTCTGCCTGCTCGGCGAATTTGCGTTCAGCGACACCGCCGGATTCGTGCTCGCCGCGGCTCTCGTGCTGTGGCAATGGCGGCAGCGCCCGCAGGCGCCGGTCGAGGCGGTGTGA
- a CDS encoding tetratricopeptide repeat protein, which yields MCGTHFSAQISSFTKTSLCILLAGAAMSLALANPASAGTDCVMGSKAAPAELIPACAVIIDQAANPTSDRAAALLVRADAHARTSGGLTQALRDIDRAIALDGKNAKAWRLRGDLLREAGGDLNRAAADLSRAIELDPSDAEAYGLRGVVYTNQRRLDRALADYDQAIKLKPDDAQAWSDRGATYYLGGDNDKAIRNFDEALRLDPNRARTYSNRGAAWKKLGQFDKSVADNSEAIRLDPKQPEYYDNRGLAYAAMGEYDKAIADYDQAIRREQRANFLTNRGDSYQFKGELGAALSDYDAALKLDPNFAKTYNNRAVLYKKMGERAKALADYEAALRLDPANDNAASGRRTMIAEIAKFGTEPPRALNAASGNGPSFACATARREVEKVICADPDLGVLDRQIAETYARLLKTASKRSANDLRKTQRDFLTTRNTSFGRPGYDLKKVMQERLQKLNAIES from the coding sequence ATGTGCGGCACGCATTTTTCCGCGCAAATCTCTTCGTTTACCAAGACATCGCTGTGCATCCTTCTCGCCGGCGCGGCCATGAGCCTTGCCCTTGCAAACCCAGCCTCCGCCGGCACCGATTGTGTGATGGGCAGCAAGGCCGCCCCGGCCGAGCTGATCCCGGCCTGCGCCGTCATCATCGACCAGGCGGCCAATCCCACGTCCGACCGTGCCGCGGCTTTGCTGGTTCGTGCCGATGCCCATGCCCGGACTTCGGGCGGCCTCACCCAGGCCTTGCGGGATATCGACCGCGCCATTGCGCTCGACGGCAAGAATGCAAAGGCATGGCGCCTGCGCGGCGACTTGCTGCGCGAGGCCGGCGGCGATCTCAATCGCGCCGCGGCCGATCTCAGCAGGGCGATCGAGCTCGATCCTTCGGATGCGGAGGCTTACGGGCTGCGCGGCGTCGTCTACACCAATCAGCGCCGGCTCGACCGCGCGCTCGCCGATTACGATCAGGCGATCAAGCTGAAGCCGGATGACGCGCAGGCCTGGTCCGACCGCGGCGCGACCTATTATCTCGGCGGCGACAACGACAAGGCGATCAGGAATTTCGACGAGGCCTTGCGGCTCGATCCCAACCGGGCCCGCACCTATTCAAACCGCGGCGCGGCCTGGAAGAAGCTCGGCCAGTTCGACAAGTCGGTTGCCGACAATAGCGAGGCGATCAGGCTCGATCCGAAGCAGCCGGAATATTACGACAATCGCGGCCTCGCCTATGCCGCGATGGGCGAGTACGACAAGGCCATCGCCGATTACGACCAGGCGATCCGGCGCGAGCAGCGCGCGAACTTCCTGACCAATCGAGGCGATTCCTACCAGTTCAAGGGTGAGCTCGGCGCTGCCTTGAGCGACTATGATGCCGCGCTCAAGCTCGATCCGAACTTTGCGAAGACCTACAACAACCGCGCCGTGCTCTACAAGAAGATGGGGGAGCGCGCGAAGGCCCTGGCCGATTACGAGGCGGCCCTGCGGCTCGATCCCGCCAACGACAATGCCGCGAGCGGTCGCCGCACCATGATCGCCGAGATCGCCAAATTCGGCACCGAACCGCCGCGGGCGCTGAATGCGGCGTCCGGTAACGGTCCGTCCTTCGCATGCGCGACCGCCAGGCGCGAGGTCGAGAAGGTGATCTGCGCCGATCCCGACCTCGGCGTGCTCGACCGCCAGATCGCCGAGACCTACGCGCGCCTGCTGAAGACGGCGAGCAAGCGCTCGGCGAACGACCTGCGCAAGACCCAGCGCGATTTCCTGACGACGCGCAACACGAGCTTCGGCCGCCCGGGCTATGACCTCAAGAAGGTCATGCAGGAACGCTTGCAGAAGCTGAATGCGATCGAGAGCTGA
- a CDS encoding OmpW family protein, whose product MQRTTRNLARLATVGAMLAGTLATVQAADLPVYKKAPPPVEAFNPWMVRLRVLGVLPDAGGSTVNVAGVPSLSSPNSGLSISDQVVPELDISYFFTKNIAAELILGVTRHSITGTGSLASLPIGKTTLLPPTLTLQYHFDQFGAFKPYIGAGVNYTVFFNNSAANAPAAIAGPPAIVATTTNLHVSNAWGGAVQFGFDYMIDRHWGLNVDVKKLWLRPDYSATVSGLPVTGTAHIDPWLVGAGVTYKF is encoded by the coding sequence ATGCAGAGAACGACAAGAAACCTGGCGCGGCTTGCGACGGTTGGCGCGATGCTCGCGGGCACGCTTGCAACGGTGCAAGCTGCCGATTTGCCGGTTTACAAGAAGGCACCGCCGCCGGTGGAAGCCTTCAATCCGTGGATGGTGCGCCTGCGCGTGCTCGGCGTGTTGCCGGATGCCGGCGGCTCGACCGTCAATGTGGCAGGCGTGCCCTCGCTGTCCTCGCCGAACTCCGGCCTGTCGATCAGCGACCAGGTCGTTCCCGAGCTCGACATCAGCTATTTCTTCACCAAGAACATCGCGGCCGAGCTGATCCTCGGCGTGACGCGGCACTCGATCACCGGCACCGGCTCGCTCGCGAGCCTGCCGATCGGCAAGACCACGCTGCTGCCGCCGACGCTGACGCTGCAATATCACTTCGATCAGTTCGGCGCGTTCAAGCCGTATATCGGCGCCGGCGTGAACTACACCGTGTTCTTCAACAATTCCGCGGCCAATGCGCCGGCCGCGATCGCCGGTCCGCCCGCGATCGTCGCCACCACCACCAACCTGCATGTCAGCAACGCCTGGGGCGGCGCCGTGCAGTTCGGCTTCGACTACATGATCGACCGGCACTGGGGCCTCAACGTCGACGTCAAGAAGCTCTGGCTGCGCCCGGATTACAGCGCGACCGTCTCGGGCCTGCCGGTCACCGGCACCGCCCATATCGATCCGTGGCTGGTCGGCGCGGGCGTGACGTATAAGTTCTGA
- a CDS encoding SDR family NAD(P)-dependent oxidoreductase, with amino-acid sequence MDRLKGKVAMVVGAGSIGPGWGNGKATAVTFAREGAQVFCVDRNGAAAEETAKIITGEGGKATAFTADVSRASEIEAMVAACLKAYGRIDVLDNNVGIAEMGSVVEVTEESWDRVFSVNLKSAYFAMKHVIPVMVKQGGGSIINISSIASIRHMGISYVTYGTSKAAMNQMTRTTAIEFARHHVRVNAILPGLMKTPMVEHSAGLAASYAKGDVEAMWRARDAQVPMGHMGDAFDVANAALFLASDESKYVTGIELVVDGGITCKAGA; translated from the coding sequence ATGGATCGGCTCAAGGGCAAGGTTGCGATGGTGGTGGGGGCCGGCTCGATCGGGCCCGGCTGGGGCAATGGCAAGGCAACCGCGGTGACCTTTGCGCGCGAGGGCGCGCAGGTGTTTTGCGTCGACCGCAACGGCGCCGCTGCTGAGGAGACGGCGAAGATCATCACCGGCGAGGGCGGCAAGGCGACGGCCTTCACGGCCGATGTGTCGCGGGCGAGCGAGATCGAGGCGATGGTGGCGGCGTGCCTGAAGGCCTATGGCCGCATCGACGTGCTCGACAACAATGTCGGCATCGCTGAGATGGGCAGCGTGGTCGAGGTGACCGAGGAGAGCTGGGACCGCGTCTTCAGCGTCAACCTCAAGAGCGCCTATTTCGCCATGAAGCACGTCATTCCCGTCATGGTGAAGCAGGGCGGCGGCTCGATCATCAACATCTCCTCGATCGCCTCGATCCGCCACATGGGCATTTCCTACGTCACTTACGGCACCTCCAAGGCGGCGATGAACCAGATGACCCGCACCACGGCGATCGAGTTCGCGCGCCATCATGTGCGCGTCAACGCGATCCTGCCCGGCCTGATGAAGACGCCGATGGTCGAGCATTCGGCAGGCCTTGCCGCCAGCTACGCCAAGGGCGATGTCGAGGCGATGTGGCGCGCCCGCGATGCGCAAGTGCCGATGGGCCACATGGGCGATGCCTTCGACGTCGCCAACGCCGCGCTGTTCCTGGCGTCTGACGAGTCGAAATATGTGACCGGGATCGAGCTCGTGGTGGACGGCGGCATCACGTGCAAGGCGGGGGCGTAG
- a CDS encoding DUF1013 domain-containing protein, which yields MSNAPLMPKATAVWLLDNTALTFDQVADFTKMHPLEVRAIADGDAAQGIKGMDPLSNGQLTREEIEKGERNPDYRLRLQESKVVLPPQPKRKGPRYTPVSRRHERPSAILWLLRSHPELKDAQIMRLVGTTKSTIASVRDRTHWNTSQLTPIDPVTLGLCSQIELDFEVARAAKEKPIDAAYGGATLLPASETTKKDEFEPAERSSDDLNVDAVFAKLKTLGGKKQEEEEE from the coding sequence ATGAGCAACGCACCTCTGATGCCCAAGGCGACCGCCGTCTGGCTGCTCGACAACACCGCGCTGACCTTCGACCAGGTCGCCGATTTCACCAAGATGCATCCCCTCGAGGTGCGCGCGATCGCCGACGGCGATGCGGCCCAGGGCATCAAGGGCATGGATCCCCTCTCCAACGGCCAGCTCACCCGCGAGGAGATCGAGAAGGGCGAGAGGAACCCGGATTACCGGCTCCGCCTTCAGGAGAGCAAGGTGGTGCTGCCGCCGCAGCCCAAGCGCAAGGGCCCGCGCTACACCCCGGTGTCGCGCCGCCACGAGCGTCCGAGCGCCATCCTCTGGCTGCTGCGCAGCCATCCGGAGCTCAAGGACGCCCAGATCATGCGCCTGGTCGGCACCACCAAGAGCACCATCGCCAGCGTGCGCGACCGCACTCACTGGAACACGTCCCAGCTCACCCCGATCGATCCCGTCACCCTCGGCCTCTGCTCGCAGATCGAGCTCGATTTCGAGGTGGCGCGCGCAGCCAAGGAAAAGCCGATCGACGCAGCCTATGGCGGCGCCACGCTGCTGCCGGCCTCCGAGACCACGAAGAAGGACGAGTTCGAGCCCGCCGAGCGATCGAGCGACGACCTCAACGTCGATGCCGTGTTCGCCAAGCTGAAGACGCTCGGTGGCAAGAAGCAGGAAGAAGAGGAGGAGTAA
- a CDS encoding sodium:proton antiporter yields MAPLTSSSRIIVSTFEWIIVLLLGAVALSALARRIKVPYPTFLAIGGALIAFVPSSPSWTLEPDLALALFVAPVLLDAAFDTSLRDLRNNWVPVSTLVVAAVGLTTAGVAVVAHRLMPEMPWAAAVALGAIVAPPDAAAAVAILSQVKLPHRMVKVLEGESLLNDASALLIYRIAVGAVATEHLTWSQVAPTMALALVGSVVAGLLAGRIIPLFLERVTEAPSAIIVQFATTFMVWIAAEHLGLSGILTIVVYAMTMARSAGMRMPARLRVPSYAVWETMVFVLNVLAFMLIGMQMRPIWTRLDADVRWEYCVAAAWILLTVVLVRLLWVTFYRTTLRVLVAQGIYHPKDPRAVASPKGGLIISWCGMRGLVTLATAFALPENFPQRDFIVFIAFAVVLGSLVIQGLTLRPLILAFGLRDDDPVGTEVAHARAVAYRAALDAIESDPSEEAEILRLEYRAVLMQAESDPKGGIANGELPADPLRRRAIEAARKSIVDLRATEVIGDDAFHRIEEELDRAELSAGG; encoded by the coding sequence GTGGCACCGCTCACATCGAGTTCGAGGATCATCGTGTCGACATTCGAATGGATCATCGTGCTGCTGCTCGGCGCCGTTGCCTTATCGGCGCTGGCGCGGCGGATCAAGGTCCCCTACCCGACCTTTCTCGCCATCGGCGGCGCGCTGATCGCCTTCGTGCCCTCCAGCCCGTCCTGGACGCTGGAGCCCGACCTGGCATTGGCCCTTTTTGTCGCACCGGTCCTGCTCGACGCCGCGTTCGACACCTCGCTGCGCGATCTGCGCAACAATTGGGTTCCCGTCTCGACCCTGGTCGTCGCGGCGGTCGGCCTGACCACGGCCGGCGTCGCCGTCGTGGCGCACCGGCTGATGCCCGAGATGCCCTGGGCCGCCGCGGTTGCGCTCGGCGCGATCGTGGCGCCACCCGATGCGGCTGCCGCGGTCGCGATCCTGAGCCAGGTCAAGCTGCCCCACCGCATGGTGAAGGTGCTGGAGGGCGAAAGCCTGCTCAACGATGCCAGTGCGCTGCTGATCTATCGCATTGCGGTCGGGGCGGTCGCCACCGAGCATCTGACGTGGAGCCAGGTTGCACCGACCATGGCGCTGGCCCTGGTCGGCAGCGTCGTCGCCGGCCTGCTCGCAGGCCGCATCATTCCGCTGTTCCTGGAGCGGGTGACGGAGGCGCCGAGCGCCATCATCGTGCAGTTCGCCACCACCTTCATGGTCTGGATCGCCGCCGAGCATCTCGGCCTCTCCGGCATCCTCACCATCGTGGTCTATGCCATGACGATGGCGCGCTCGGCGGGGATGCGCATGCCGGCGCGGCTGCGGGTGCCGTCTTACGCCGTCTGGGAGACCATGGTGTTCGTGCTCAACGTGCTCGCCTTCATGCTGATCGGCATGCAGATGCGGCCGATCTGGACACGGCTGGATGCGGACGTGCGCTGGGAATATTGCGTGGCTGCGGCCTGGATCCTGCTCACCGTGGTGCTGGTCCGGCTGCTCTGGGTGACGTTCTACCGCACCACCTTGCGCGTGCTGGTCGCACAGGGGATCTATCATCCGAAGGACCCCAGGGCCGTCGCTTCGCCCAAGGGCGGCCTCATCATCTCCTGGTGCGGCATGCGCGGCCTCGTCACGCTCGCCACTGCCTTCGCGCTGCCGGAGAATTTTCCCCAGCGCGACTTCATCGTCTTCATCGCCTTTGCGGTGGTGCTGGGATCGCTGGTGATCCAAGGCCTGACGCTGCGGCCGCTGATCCTGGCGTTCGGCCTCAGGGATGACGATCCCGTCGGCACCGAGGTCGCGCACGCACGCGCCGTCGCTTATCGCGCAGCGCTCGATGCGATCGAGAGCGATCCGTCCGAGGAGGCGGAGATCCTGCGCCTCGAATATCGCGCCGTCCTGATGCAGGCCGAGAGCGATCCCAAGGGCGGCATCGCCAATGGCGAACTGCCCGCCGATCCCCTGCGCCGCCGCGCCATCGAAGCCGCTCGCAAATCGATCGTCGACCTCCGCGCTACCGAGGTGATCGGCGACGATGCCTTCCACCGGATCGAAGAAGAGCTCGATCGCGCAGAATTGAGCGCGGGGGGATGA
- a CDS encoding DUF1850 domain-containing protein, whose translation MAAAPAGAGRGGVSLCFATAFGVKALTLSAFTLVWTHSIAKIDWQEDWRVTPAGLELVQARVKGTGPGMEPPPEARLVDGWFQWQPKRAPMQEVVLGNSGAAGEWRLCHDGPCRTLSEIVGHPIGANVTTMKVCDDP comes from the coding sequence ATGGCGGCAGCGCCCGCAGGCGCCGGTCGAGGCGGTGTGAGCCTCTGCTTCGCCACGGCATTCGGGGTGAAGGCGCTGACGCTGTCCGCCTTCACGCTGGTCTGGACGCATTCGATCGCCAAGATCGACTGGCAGGAGGATTGGCGCGTCACGCCCGCCGGTCTCGAACTGGTGCAGGCCCGCGTCAAGGGCACCGGCCCCGGCATGGAGCCGCCGCCGGAGGCACGGTTGGTCGACGGCTGGTTTCAGTGGCAGCCGAAGCGGGCACCGATGCAAGAGGTGGTGCTCGGCAATTCCGGCGCGGCGGGCGAATGGCGGTTGTGCCATGACGGACCGTGCCGGACGTTGTCGGAGATTGTCGGACATCCCATTGGTGCTAACGTGACGACGATGAAGGTGTGCGACGATCCGTAG